In Achromobacter spanius, the following proteins share a genomic window:
- a CDS encoding ABC transporter ATP-binding protein, whose translation MQPVISIQGLSKRYASGFQALKGVNLDIQRGEIFALLGPNGAGKTTLISIICGIVNPSDGRVLADGHDIVSDFRAARSKIGLVPQEISTDAFESVWNTVTFSRGLFGKPANPAYIEKVLRDLSLWDKKDSRIMALSGGMKRRVMIAKALSHEPAILFLDEPTAGVDVELRRGMWEMVRRLRESGVTIILTTHYIEEAQEMADRIGVIRQGEIILVEEKNALMAKLGKRQLSLTLKAPLPGIPTALDAYQLDLSADGYKLVYTYDNQGGGQISQLLQDLSRLQIEFTDLSSSESSLEDIFVSLVHGQS comes from the coding sequence GTGCAGCCGGTTATATCAATTCAGGGTTTATCCAAGCGATACGCCTCGGGATTCCAGGCGCTCAAGGGCGTCAACCTGGACATTCAGCGCGGTGAAATCTTCGCCTTGCTCGGGCCGAACGGCGCGGGCAAGACGACGCTGATCAGCATCATCTGCGGCATCGTCAACCCGTCCGACGGCCGGGTGCTGGCCGATGGCCATGACATCGTGTCGGACTTTCGCGCCGCGCGTTCCAAGATCGGACTCGTGCCCCAGGAAATTTCCACCGACGCATTCGAAAGCGTGTGGAACACGGTCACGTTCAGCCGGGGCCTGTTCGGCAAGCCGGCCAACCCGGCCTACATAGAAAAAGTGCTGCGCGATCTGTCGCTGTGGGACAAGAAGGACAGCCGCATCATGGCCTTGTCGGGCGGCATGAAGCGCCGCGTGATGATCGCCAAGGCGCTGTCGCATGAACCAGCCATTCTGTTCCTGGACGAGCCCACCGCGGGCGTGGACGTCGAATTGCGGCGCGGCATGTGGGAAATGGTGCGGCGGCTGCGTGAAAGCGGCGTCACCATCATCCTGACCACGCACTACATCGAAGAAGCGCAGGAAATGGCCGACCGCATCGGCGTGATCCGCCAGGGCGAGATCATCCTAGTGGAAGAAAAGAACGCGCTGATGGCCAAGCTGGGCAAGCGCCAACTGAGCCTGACCCTGAAGGCGCCGCTGCCGGGCATTCCCACCGCGCTGGACGCCTATCAGCTGGACCTGTCCGCCGACGGCTACAAGCTGGTCTACACCTATGACAACCAGGGCGGCGGCCAGATTTCACAGTTGCTGCAGGACCTGAGCCGGCTCCAGATTGAATTCACCGATTTGAGTTCATCCGAAAGCTCGCTTGAGGACATCTTCGTCAGCCTGGTACACGGTCAATCATGA
- a CDS encoding dihydrodipicolinate synthase family protein, producing MTMTLTKPLSATSQAPRYRGIFPVVPTTFTESGELDLPSQKRAVDFMIDSGVDGLCILANFSEQFVLSDDEREVLTRTILEHVGGRVPVIVTTTHFGTRVCAARSRRAQDQGAAMLMIMPPYHGATIRVPEAQIQAFFQQVSDAVDIPIMIQDAPVAGTPLSAALLAKMAREIEQVSYFKIETAGAASKLRDLIALGGAAIEGPWDGEEAITLLPDLDAGATGSMTGGGFADGIRPIIEAHRAGQRDEAYRLYERWLPLINYENRQGGILTAKALMKAGGVIDCDAPRHPFPPMRDEVRQGLLETARRLDPLVLGWGR from the coding sequence ATGACGATGACCCTGACCAAGCCCTTGTCCGCGACATCCCAGGCGCCGCGCTATCGCGGCATTTTCCCGGTGGTGCCCACCACGTTCACCGAATCGGGCGAGCTGGACCTGCCCAGCCAGAAGCGCGCGGTGGACTTCATGATCGATTCTGGCGTGGACGGCCTGTGCATCCTGGCCAATTTCTCGGAGCAGTTCGTGCTGTCGGACGACGAGCGCGAGGTGCTGACGCGGACCATACTTGAACACGTAGGCGGCCGCGTGCCGGTCATCGTGACCACCACGCACTTCGGCACGCGCGTTTGCGCGGCGCGCAGCCGGCGCGCGCAAGACCAGGGCGCCGCCATGTTGATGATCATGCCGCCGTATCACGGCGCGACGATCCGGGTGCCCGAAGCGCAGATCCAAGCCTTTTTCCAGCAGGTATCGGACGCGGTGGATATCCCCATCATGATCCAGGACGCGCCGGTGGCGGGCACGCCGCTGTCGGCCGCGCTGCTGGCGAAGATGGCGCGCGAGATCGAACAGGTGTCGTATTTCAAGATCGAAACCGCGGGCGCGGCCTCGAAGCTGCGTGACCTGATTGCGCTGGGCGGGGCCGCCATCGAAGGCCCGTGGGATGGCGAAGAGGCCATCACGTTGCTGCCGGACCTGGATGCCGGCGCCACGGGCTCGATGACGGGCGGCGGCTTTGCCGACGGCATCCGCCCCATCATCGAGGCGCATCGCGCGGGCCAGCGCGACGAGGCCTACCGCCTGTATGAACGCTGGCTGCCGCTGATCAACTACGAAAACCGCCAGGGCGGCATTCTGACGGCCAAGGCCTTGATGAAGGCGGGCGGGGTGATTGATTGCGACGCGCCCCGGCATCCGTTCCCGCCGATGCGCGACGAGGTGCGCCAGGGCCTGCTGGAAACCGCCCGCCGGCTGGACCCCCTGGTGCTGGGCTGGGGGCGGTAG